In the Candidatus Binatia bacterium genome, one interval contains:
- a CDS encoding sulfite exporter TauE/SafE family protein, with amino-acid sequence MTEKTLLLAALVVLSVSFSWVWIAAVRSRSGAAWPGPVAVGIGFLTDFLDTLGVGSFALTTSLYKITGLVDDASIPGTLNVGHAIPTFAEALIFIAVVDVEMKTLLGMIAASVAGAWLGAGVVSRWPRRRIQAGMGVLLLVAASIIVLRQTGHVPPGGEALGLAGPLLALGMAGNFALGALMTLGIGLYAPCMILVSLLGMNVRTAFPIMMGSCAFLMPAASVRFVREGRYDARAALGLAIGGTPGVVIAGLIVKSLPLEAVQWLVVAVVVYTSIAMLRSATSR; translated from the coding sequence ATGACGGAAAAGACGCTCCTGCTCGCGGCACTCGTCGTCCTCAGCGTGTCGTTCTCGTGGGTCTGGATCGCCGCCGTGCGCTCGCGCAGCGGCGCGGCGTGGCCCGGGCCGGTCGCTGTCGGCATCGGCTTCCTCACCGATTTCCTCGATACGCTGGGCGTCGGCTCTTTTGCGCTGACGACCTCGCTGTACAAGATCACCGGCCTCGTCGACGACGCGTCGATACCAGGCACCCTCAACGTCGGTCACGCGATCCCGACGTTTGCCGAAGCGCTGATCTTCATCGCCGTCGTCGACGTCGAGATGAAAACGCTGCTCGGCATGATCGCCGCGTCGGTAGCGGGCGCCTGGCTCGGCGCCGGCGTGGTCTCGCGCTGGCCGCGACGCAGGATCCAGGCCGGCATGGGAGTGCTGCTGCTCGTTGCGGCCTCCATCATCGTGCTGCGCCAGACGGGACACGTGCCACCCGGCGGAGAAGCGCTGGGCCTTGCGGGCCCGCTGCTTGCGCTCGGGATGGCCGGGAACTTCGCGCTCGGAGCGCTGATGACCCTCGGCATCGGCCTTTACGCTCCGTGCATGATCCTGGTTTCGCTGCTCGGCATGAACGTACGCACCGCCTTTCCGATCATGATGGGCTCCTGCGCGTTCCTGATGCCGGCCGCCTCCGTCCGGTTCGTGCGCGAGGGACGCTACGATGCGCGGGCGGCTCTCGGTCTTGCGATCGGTGGCACTCCCGGTGTCGTGATCGCCGGTCTGATCGTCAAATCGCTGCCCCTCGAAGCGGTGCAGTGGCTGGTCGTGGCGGTGGTCGTCTACACTTCGATCGCGATGCTGAGATCCGCCACCTCGCGCTGA